AAGGTCTAACACTCCCAGAATGTCGAGATTTGTGACAGTTGAAGGAATCTCAGACACAAATTTGTTCTTCGAAATGTTTAAAGAATAAAGCTGAGAGAAGCTGCCAATCCAAGCTGGTATCCTTCCTGAAAGATGGTTAGCGGACAAGTCTAGTTCCAGCAATGACTTGGGTATGTAATCTGGAATTTCACCATGAATTTCACATCCTGCCAAGTAAATTCGCGATAGTGATGGCAACTGCATGAGCCACTTGGGAATGGTTGACATATTCAAACGGTTGAATGAAAGATCCAGCGATTGAAGATTTGAAAGGGAAGAAATTTCACGAGGCAACGGTCCTTCAATCATGTTATGAGATATACTCAGGTAAAGAAGCTTTGAAATCCCGCCTATTGATCTTGGCAACTGACCAGATAATTGGTTGTAACTGAGATATAACATTTCCAATAACTTCAAATTACCTATACTCGAAGGAATAGAACCCTTTAGCTGATTGTTTGCAAGTGAAACTCTCTGAAGGGAGGTCAAGTAGCCAATAGATGAAGGTATCATTCCACTAAGCCGATTGTTCTGCAGTCTTACAAAGCTCAGAGAAGACAATTTCCCAGGTTTTGAAGGCAACGGTATGTCCCCCTCGAGCTGATTGGAGTTCAGGTAAAGAACTGACATAAACTTTAGTCTAGAAATAGAACGAGGGATTATCCCCGTTAACAAGTTATTAGACAAATCaacctctttcaattcttgcaAATTACCAATGTTTTCTGGTATATCCCCTGTCAAGACATTCTCTTGAAGACACAaactttctaattttttcaACTTTGTTATAGACTCAGGAATTACACCAGAAAGTTTATTTGAATGTACATCCATTCTTCTTAGATTCTTGACACCTCCTATACACCAGGGAATAAAACCCGAAAAACCATTTTCTTGGAGATACAATTCTTCCAGTTTAGACAACATACAAATGCTTTCTGGTAATGCACCAGTAAACTTGTTTCTAACAAAGCTGAGTTTTCTGAGATTTGGTAGATGTAAACCAATCAATGAGGGGATTTTCCCCGTTATACCAAGGAGATCACCTATATCGATAACTTCAAGATAGTTGATGAGTGTGATTGAAGGTGACAATTCTCCTTCCATAGCAGATTGAATTGGTGCATCATCTGAAGTATAGAGACCTGGTAGACTTATACTTACAACTCTTTTAGTTACATTACTACAAAAAATACCTTCCCATTTACAACAATCGCCGCCAATCCATTTACTTAGTCTACCAGAAGTGTCTGAATGAATTCCAGACTTGAAATCTTGAAGACCTTTTAAATCATTTGGATGACAAGATTTACTTTTACAAATAGTTGTGAGAGTTAGCAAtacaagaaaacaaagaagttgAGAAGCCATTTGGGAGATTTTTGTGAAATGAAATGATGGTCAAAGATGTTTTAAGACAATGATTTGGTTTCTCTCTTTACAGATTGTTATATGCTGAAAAGCATGTTATTTGTATTAATTGTTTATTTgcatttgttaaaaaaaagttagagataaagagttaaaaatattaaagaaatgaaGACAAAACAAATCTAGACTTTATTAAAGATTACTCTTTTCGTCCATCTTTACTTGTCCATGTTTGATTTTATACACCTCATCAAGCAACAATAAATAAAGGGGCCATTAGCGGTAAGTCatctaaatattaaaaagtgaatagtatttaatagtaagagtaaattaaatataaaatgataaattattttttgatttttcagtttgagtaaagaatttttaatatattgaacGATTAAAGATGGAGGGAATACTATTGGCAGTTTGCACATAGAGTTTTTTTCCTTCTCCCAATAATTTTTTAGGATAACTAAACTAATCCTCTGCTTTTGCCAGCAATGTTGACAGATGACCAAAGCCTTTGGTTCCTCAAAAACGCCAAAGCACTATTTTGTCCTAGGAAGATgcttgttttgttattttttattctcaatTTAACTTGTACCTTCTCCGTTTCAAAATAAGTATcgagcttttttttttaaattttttctgaCACCTATGATAGAGATTGAAGGTGATTGGCCTCTAAAAGGAATTGTGATTTTAGATTTTCGGAAAATTCCTTTTCATAATATCCTTATTCTCCTTTAATTCGGAGCTGTCGTAACTTTAGCTCCTCATGGTATACTTATGAGGTAAGAAAAACGAGCGGTTTATGGTTTAGTAGTTATCATTTCCTTTGCTCTACTATTCATGAGCATTCAAGgaataaaatattatcaaacaCCCTTCACTGTTTTGGATAGTATGATTCACAATGTGAAAGGTAACTAATTTATCGGATTTAGAAAATTTTAGGCCAACTAAATGTTAATTCGTGAAGATAAGAAAACTTTAAGGATAGACAATTACTTGTACTTGAAATCTCATGTGGGAGGGTTTAGAGCCTGTTAAGTCAATAATATGAGATGGAgaaagtattatttttcttaattcttaATATGcattaaatatgataaaaacgaCATTTTATTTGGGATGGAAAGaatatacattattttataGTATCAATATAACTTATACAAATTAGTAAATTACATAATGTAACTTATTTTAATGATTAGATGTACGTCGTCATGTGTTTGGAAACTATCATAAGCAAAAATTTAATACTCCTATTTTAATAAAGAAAGATAGAAGGGTGgtcattttatataattatgtgtcatTAATTGAGATTcacaattataaattatattattgttatctGTAATTATTTTTAGGTTTAATTATATACAACTAGGCATTATCTCACATCTAAAGACAAAATTTTGACAACTTTGAAGTGGTCATACtcgtaaaaaaattatttgtattggGCCAATAAAAGTATATATCTTTATCTTTACATTTGTGAACACTTAATTATAGTcaaattatatgtatttttatttgttaattcttatattttatttatatataattaataacttgaaatattactatatattatatgttgCCCAAAATGCATATagatacacctatatatatatatatcttcacctccttttaaagttatacataattctaattagaatattacgaaaataccccaatacaataccttaaattacgatcacaatttatgttaagcaagttttcaattatcacaaaatttcaagtttccaaaatgtgaataaaacatattgtagtaattaagtaATGATGTATTgacatgcgactcttggttagtattttGGGGCATTACAAGGTTGACCTCTCTAGAGACTAGAATGTTAAGTCAATGGATTACTTTGCCAAAGTCGGTAAATAAATGTGTTTTTTCCCTATGTTTAGTTGAATGTGCATGGAAAGGAGGAGGGAGCATCAGTTTTCTCATGAACTTCATTCCAAAATACATATGAAAAATGTTATctgtttctctatttaaatgTATTAGCTTCATTGTGAATGAACTATCAAATTTTGTTATAT
The DNA window shown above is from Solanum stenotomum isolate F172 chromosome 6, ASM1918654v1, whole genome shotgun sequence and carries:
- the LOC125867343 gene encoding LRR receptor-like serine/threonine-protein kinase FLS2, whose product is MASQLLCFLVLLTLTTICKSKSCHPNDLKGLQDFKSGIHSDTSGRLSKWIGGDCCKWEGIFCSNVTKRVVSISLPGLYTSDDAPIQSAMEGELSPSITLINYLEVIDIGDLLGITGKIPSLIGLHLPNLRKLSFVRNKFTGALPESICMLSKLEELYLQENGFSGFIPWCIGGVKNLRRMDVHSNKLSGVIPESITKLKKLESLCLQENVLTGDIPENIGNLQELKEVDLSNNLLTGIIPRSISRLKFMSVLYLNSNQLEGDIPLPSKPGKLSSLSFVRLQNNRLSGMIPSSIGYLTSLQRVSLANNQLKGSIPSSIGNLKLLEMLYLSYNQLSGQLPRSIGGISKLLYLSISHNMIEGPLPREISSLSNLQSLDLSFNRLNMSTIPKWLMQLPSLSRIYLAGCEIHGEIPDYIPKSLLELDLSANHLSGRIPAWIGSFSQLYSLNISKNKFVSEIPSTVTNLDILGVLDLHSNKLEGSVNAVFQIKSRFAEGSLTYLDLSDNNFSTGVEQIGMGGQEYIQHLNLSHNFLKGRLPTSVGTLKTLQTLDLSYNGLGANLPTSLANVTVLERLMLHKNQFTGRIPEEFLKLNKLKELNLSDNLLEGKIPYGKPFLDLPQSSFSGNRGLCGKPLLPCKS